In one Candidatus Neptunochlamydia vexilliferae genomic region, the following are encoded:
- a CDS encoding iron-sulfur cluster assembly accessory protein — MTTEKITRDMTIDAILGSFPQKSQRIAQELTNAGLQCVGCQAATWETLEVGMLGHGFDEKAIEDLVERLNALLEEETDPTTISLTERAAEKFRAILIADKKEGWALRLGDKPGGCGGFEYVLDFSEKAKEDDVLFTSHGIDIHVSQKVLPRLLGCEVDYLEGLMGSGFKITNPNVKGSCSCGNSQSY, encoded by the coding sequence TTGACTACTGAAAAGATCACCCGTGACATGACGATCGATGCGATTTTGGGGAGTTTTCCCCAGAAGAGTCAACGGATTGCTCAAGAGCTGACCAATGCAGGACTTCAATGTGTCGGATGTCAGGCGGCAACCTGGGAGACCCTTGAGGTGGGGATGCTTGGCCATGGCTTTGATGAGAAGGCGATCGAGGATCTTGTCGAGCGGCTCAATGCTCTGCTTGAAGAGGAGACCGATCCGACGACGATTAGTCTAACCGAGCGAGCTGCAGAGAAGTTTCGAGCCATTCTAATAGCGGATAAGAAAGAGGGGTGGGCTCTGCGTCTTGGTGATAAGCCAGGAGGGTGTGGGGGTTTTGAGTATGTCCTTGATTTTTCTGAAAAAGCAAAAGAGGATGACGTTCTTTTTACCTCTCATGGGATCGATATCCATGTGAGTCAAAAAGTGCTTCCCCGACTTCTTGGATGTGAAGTGGACTATCTAGAGGGGCTGATGGGGTCTGGTTTTAAGATTACCAATCCCAATGTGAAGGGATCGTGCTCCTGTGGGAATTCTCAGAGTTATTAG
- a CDS encoding 2Fe-2S iron-sulfur cluster-binding protein → MAKLILNDEEVELEDGSPIKDVCEEAGVPFACTEGVCGTCVIEVKEGAENLSEMTQEELDFLGETDEERLACQCQIKQGTVKIDY, encoded by the coding sequence ATGGCAAAATTGATTTTGAATGATGAGGAAGTAGAGCTTGAGGATGGCTCTCCGATTAAAGATGTGTGTGAGGAGGCGGGGGTTCCCTTTGCCTGTACGGAAGGGGTCTGTGGCACCTGCGTGATTGAGGTAAAGGAAGGGGCTGAGAACCTCTCGGAGATGACCCAGGAGGAACTCGACTTTTTAGGGGAGACCGATGAGGAGCGGCTTGCGTGCCAGTGCCAGATCAAACAGGGGACGGTGAAAATTGACTACTGA
- the tnpA gene encoding IS200/IS605 family transposase, whose protein sequence is MQYYRRTSHTIHDCTYHLVWATKYRYKVLVGDIGNRARDLIQEICRDNGVEIIRGRILADHVHIYVSIPPYQSVSKLVQYLKGKTSRKIQMEFPELKKKYWGKHLWAVGYFVRTTGNVTDQMIKDYIEKQEAKEDKFGDFKVVN, encoded by the coding sequence ATGCAATACTATAGAAGAACAAGCCATACAATCCACGACTGTACTTACCACTTGGTGTGGGCAACTAAGTACCGATATAAGGTATTGGTAGGAGACATTGGGAATAGAGCAAGAGATTTGATCCAGGAAATTTGCCGAGATAATGGGGTAGAGATTATAAGAGGAAGGATTTTAGCTGACCATGTTCACATATATGTATCAATTCCGCCCTATCAAAGTGTAAGCAAGTTGGTTCAGTACTTGAAAGGTAAGACGTCAAGAAAAATACAGATGGAGTTCCCAGAGCTGAAAAAGAAGTATTGGGGAAAGCATTTATGGGCTGTGGGGTATTTTGTACGCACAACCGGAAATGTTACGGATCAGATGATTAAGGATTATATTGAGAAACAAGAAGCTAAAGAGGATAAATTTGGTGACTTTAAAGTCGTAAATTAG
- the ltrA gene encoding group II intron reverse transcriptase/maturase, whose amino-acid sequence MEDTKRQKTSIKEALSKEVKVKPEGPMMGADSTLLDLKSEKPMFNRHLMEAVCERNNLKQALKRVKQNKGAPGIDRMTVDSLGEHLKRNWLDIKAQLLSGTYKPKPVRQVAIPKPKGKGSRILGIPCVLDRFIQQALLQTIQPSWDPKFSEHSYGFRPGRSAHQAIAQAQKYLKMGYEYVVDIDLEKFFDRVPHNRLMSKLTKEIEDKRALKLIRSYLNAGAMSGGLTSPTTKGVSQGSPLSPFLSNVVLDELDKELEARGHKHARYADDCNIYVKSKRAGERVKRSITRFIEKRLKLRVNEDKSAVDLPRRRKFLGFTFTGGKDPNRRQIAPESIARFKVKIRQLTRRNRSINMEERINELSKYMKGWRGYFGYCETSSIFKELDGWIRRRLRCIHWKQWKTFKKRRKELIKLGIKEKDAVWAAMSSRGPWMLSHIPQVRRALSIKYFKEAGLPTLAPV is encoded by the coding sequence ATGGAAGATACCAAAAGGCAGAAAACCTCGATTAAAGAGGCCCTATCAAAGGAAGTGAAGGTGAAACCAGAAGGACCTATGATGGGAGCTGATTCTACCTTATTGGACCTGAAATCTGAAAAGCCAATGTTTAACAGACATCTAATGGAGGCAGTATGTGAACGAAACAACTTGAAACAAGCGCTTAAGCGAGTCAAACAAAATAAAGGAGCCCCAGGAATTGACAGAATGACTGTCGATAGCTTAGGAGAACACCTGAAAAGAAATTGGCTCGACATAAAAGCGCAACTTCTAAGTGGAACCTACAAACCAAAGCCGGTCAGACAAGTTGCGATTCCAAAACCCAAGGGTAAAGGATCGCGAATTTTAGGAATTCCTTGTGTTCTCGACCGCTTTATCCAACAAGCACTATTGCAAACCATCCAACCGTCCTGGGATCCGAAATTTTCAGAACATAGTTATGGATTTCGTCCCGGACGATCAGCGCACCAAGCAATAGCACAAGCTCAAAAGTATCTAAAGATGGGATACGAATACGTAGTGGACATCGATCTGGAGAAATTCTTCGATCGTGTCCCCCATAACAGGCTTATGAGTAAGCTAACAAAAGAGATAGAAGACAAAAGAGCCTTAAAACTCATACGGTCTTATCTCAATGCTGGAGCAATGAGCGGCGGGCTAACAAGCCCGACGACGAAGGGCGTGTCACAAGGATCCCCACTTTCACCATTCTTATCCAATGTGGTCTTAGATGAACTCGATAAAGAGTTAGAAGCAAGAGGTCACAAACATGCTCGTTACGCAGACGACTGTAATATCTACGTCAAAAGCAAGCGGGCAGGAGAAAGAGTGAAAAGAAGTATCACTCGCTTTATCGAAAAGCGGTTGAAACTAAGGGTAAATGAGGACAAAAGTGCAGTAGATCTCCCACGCAGAAGAAAATTCCTTGGTTTTACCTTTACAGGGGGGAAAGACCCCAACCGTCGACAAATAGCACCTGAATCCATAGCTAGGTTCAAAGTCAAAATAAGGCAACTTACCAGGCGAAACCGAAGCATAAATATGGAGGAAAGGATTAATGAGTTATCAAAGTATATGAAAGGGTGGCGAGGCTACTTTGGATATTGCGAAACCTCATCAATCTTCAAGGAGCTAGATGGATGGATACGTCGTCGCCTAAGATGCATCCATTGGAAGCAATGGAAAACATTTAAGAAGCGAAGAAAGGAACTAATCAAACTAGGCATCAAAGAGAAAGATGCCGTATGGGCAGCCATGAGTTCGAGAGGTCCTTGGATGTTAAGTCACATTCCTCAGGTAAGGAGAGCTCTAAGTATCAAGTATTTCAAGGAAGCAGGATTGCCAACACTTGCTCCTGTATAG
- the lpdA gene encoding dihydrolipoyl dehydrogenase, with product MFDVVVVGSGPGGYVAAIRAAQLGLKTACIEKEKVLGGTCLNVGCIPSKSLLHSSEVYYHLLHEGKNLGIDAQPQANFPQMMTRKQNVVAGFNQGIQGLFKKNGVTFLTGTASFKDPHTLLVDDQEVQAKNIILATGSEPTPLPFLPFDEQKILSSTGALALKEVPKKMIVIGAGIIGVELGSVYSRLGTQVHFIEFLDHICPTIDTALSQGLQKLLTAQGMTFQLSSKVTGATDTTLTLDSGETHTADVILVAIGRRPYTQGLALENATITPNPQGFIPINNNFQTSQPHIYAIGDIVDGPMLAHKASEEGVAVAELIAGHTPTLDYLAIPSVVYTYPEAAAVGLTEAEAKALKLPIKTAQFPLRANSRASCTGETQGFVKMIAHKETDRLLGVHILAPHAGELIAEATLALQTKATAASLAHTCHAHPTLSEALKECALGLTTKPIHM from the coding sequence ATGTTTGATGTTGTTGTCGTTGGATCGGGCCCCGGAGGGTACGTTGCCGCCATCCGCGCCGCCCAGCTGGGCCTTAAAACCGCCTGCATCGAAAAAGAAAAGGTCCTTGGCGGCACCTGCCTCAACGTTGGCTGCATCCCCTCCAAGAGTCTCCTCCACTCCTCCGAAGTCTACTATCACCTCCTCCATGAAGGGAAAAACCTCGGCATCGACGCCCAGCCCCAAGCCAACTTTCCCCAGATGATGACCCGCAAACAAAACGTCGTTGCCGGCTTCAACCAAGGGATCCAAGGACTCTTCAAGAAAAACGGCGTCACCTTCCTCACCGGAACCGCCAGCTTTAAAGATCCCCACACCCTCCTCGTCGACGACCAAGAGGTCCAAGCCAAAAACATCATCCTCGCCACCGGTTCAGAGCCCACACCCCTTCCCTTCCTTCCCTTTGACGAGCAGAAAATCCTCTCCTCGACCGGCGCCCTCGCCCTCAAAGAGGTTCCCAAAAAGATGATCGTCATCGGCGCCGGGATTATCGGCGTTGAGCTCGGCTCCGTCTACAGCCGCCTCGGAACCCAGGTTCACTTCATAGAATTCCTCGACCATATCTGCCCCACCATCGACACCGCCCTTTCCCAAGGGCTCCAAAAGCTCCTCACCGCCCAAGGGATGACCTTCCAGCTTTCCTCTAAAGTGACCGGAGCCACCGACACCACCCTCACCCTCGATTCTGGCGAGACCCACACCGCAGACGTCATCCTCGTCGCCATCGGCCGCCGTCCCTACACCCAAGGCCTCGCCCTCGAAAACGCCACTATCACCCCCAACCCCCAAGGGTTCATCCCTATCAACAACAACTTCCAAACCAGCCAACCCCACATCTACGCCATCGGCGACATCGTCGACGGCCCCATGCTCGCCCACAAAGCCTCCGAAGAGGGGGTTGCCGTCGCTGAGCTCATCGCTGGCCACACCCCCACCCTCGACTACCTTGCTATCCCGAGCGTTGTCTATACCTATCCCGAAGCCGCCGCCGTTGGCCTTACAGAAGCCGAAGCCAAGGCCCTAAAACTTCCCATCAAAACGGCCCAGTTCCCCCTCCGGGCGAACTCCCGCGCCAGCTGCACCGGCGAGACCCAAGGTTTTGTCAAAATGATTGCCCATAAGGAGACAGACCGTCTCCTGGGAGTCCACATCCTCGCCCCCCATGCCGGCGAGCTCATTGCCGAAGCGACCCTCGCGCTCCAAACCAAAGCGACCGCCGCGAGCCTTGCCCACACCTGCCACGCCCATCCCACCCTCTCCGAAGCGCTCAAAGAGTGCGCTCTGGGTCTCACCACCAAACCCATACATATGTAA
- the sucB gene encoding dihydrolipoyllysine-residue succinyltransferase, translating to MKVEIKVPSAGESVTEATVAQILKENGSAVSKEEEILELETDKVNQVLYAPEGGTLQLTASVNDVVKPGQVIGHVDTEGAPAAAAEPKKEEAPPSPPQPTGGGVRIFPEESLKEAPPPPAPAAPAAPKIEGQTRKRMSGLRRTIAKRLVEVKNNTAMLTTFNEVDMSAILEIRAREKEAFLKKHDVKLGFMSFFVKACKAALHEFPDVNAFIDGEEIVYSTACHIGISVSTPKGLMVPVLRNAETLTFAGIEKEIQAFAKKAREGTISIDDLQGGTFTITNGGVFGSMLSTPILNPPQSAILGMHNIVKRAVVIDNTIVIRPMMYLALSYDHRIIDGKEAVSFLVRVKEMLEKPERLLLGETDV from the coding sequence ATGAAAGTAGAAATTAAGGTTCCTTCCGCTGGCGAGTCGGTCACAGAAGCGACCGTTGCCCAGATCCTCAAAGAAAATGGCTCGGCGGTCAGTAAAGAAGAAGAGATCCTCGAACTTGAAACCGACAAAGTGAACCAGGTCCTCTATGCTCCCGAAGGGGGCACCCTTCAGCTCACCGCCTCTGTCAATGATGTTGTCAAGCCTGGGCAAGTAATCGGCCATGTCGACACCGAAGGAGCTCCCGCAGCTGCAGCCGAACCCAAAAAAGAGGAAGCACCCCCATCCCCTCCACAACCCACCGGAGGAGGTGTCCGCATTTTCCCCGAAGAAAGCCTTAAAGAAGCGCCCCCTCCTCCCGCACCTGCCGCTCCCGCCGCCCCAAAGATCGAAGGGCAAACCCGGAAGCGGATGAGTGGTCTGCGCCGCACCATCGCCAAACGGCTTGTCGAAGTCAAAAACAACACCGCCATGCTCACCACCTTTAACGAAGTCGACATGTCAGCCATTTTAGAGATCCGCGCCCGCGAAAAAGAAGCTTTCCTCAAAAAACATGATGTCAAGCTGGGCTTTATGTCCTTCTTCGTCAAGGCATGTAAAGCCGCTTTACATGAGTTTCCCGATGTCAACGCCTTTATCGATGGAGAGGAGATCGTATATAGCACCGCCTGTCACATCGGCATCTCCGTTTCCACCCCCAAAGGGCTGATGGTTCCCGTCCTTAGAAATGCCGAGACCCTCACCTTTGCTGGGATCGAGAAAGAGATCCAAGCCTTTGCCAAAAAAGCGCGTGAGGGGACCATTAGCATCGACGACTTGCAAGGGGGAACCTTTACCATTACTAACGGGGGAGTTTTTGGTTCGATGCTCTCCACACCGATCCTCAACCCACCCCAAAGTGCCATTCTCGGGATGCATAACATCGTCAAAAGAGCCGTTGTGATCGATAACACAATCGTCATCCGTCCCATGATGTACCTAGCCCTGAGCTACGACCACCGGATTATCGACGGGAAAGAAGCGGTGAGCTTCCTTGTCCGCGTTAAAGAGATGCTCGAAAAGCCCGAACGCCTTCTTCTAGGAGAGACCGATGTTTGA